In Salana multivorans, a single genomic region encodes these proteins:
- a CDS encoding aminotransferase class I/II-fold pyridoxal phosphate-dependent enzyme, whose amino-acid sequence MAAATGLVAPDGAVRPTIFAEMSALALANDAVNLGQGFPDTDGPAWIRERAVEAIRAGANQYPPGPGIPALRRAIAAHQRRHYGLDLDPESEVLVTAGATEAIAAAIVALAGPGDEVLTLEPFYDSYAATIAMAGATHTTAPLRPTPAGWRLDADVLRSAVTERTRVVLLNSPHNPTGTVLTREELDLVARHARRVDAVVVTDEVYEHLTFDGARHVPVATLPGMRELTLTISSLGKSFSLTGWKIGWVSGPAALVTAVRTVKQFLTYVSGAPFQPAAAAALDGGDADVADLAGSLAARRDALMAGLTRAGLRVARPDGTYFVCADASGLLDATGLPDGAALARALPGLAGVACVPLTAFCRPGGPTNDALAPWLRFTFVKDEATIDEGVRRLLAFAASLGTLAEEDPDVRPVR is encoded by the coding sequence ATGGCCGCCGCGACCGGCCTGGTCGCACCCGACGGCGCCGTCCGGCCGACGATCTTCGCCGAGATGTCCGCCCTCGCCCTGGCCAACGACGCGGTCAACCTCGGCCAGGGCTTCCCCGACACCGACGGGCCAGCGTGGATCCGCGAGCGCGCCGTCGAGGCCATCCGCGCCGGCGCCAACCAGTACCCGCCCGGTCCCGGCATCCCCGCCCTGCGCCGCGCGATCGCCGCCCACCAGCGGCGGCACTACGGCCTCGACCTCGATCCGGAGAGCGAGGTGCTGGTGACGGCCGGGGCCACCGAGGCGATCGCGGCCGCGATCGTCGCGCTCGCGGGGCCGGGCGACGAGGTCCTCACGCTCGAGCCGTTCTACGACTCCTACGCCGCCACCATCGCGATGGCCGGGGCGACCCACACGACGGCTCCGCTCCGGCCGACCCCCGCCGGCTGGCGCCTGGACGCCGACGTGCTCCGTTCCGCCGTGACCGAGCGCACCCGCGTCGTCCTGCTCAACAGCCCGCACAACCCGACCGGGACCGTCCTGACGCGCGAGGAGCTCGACCTCGTCGCCCGGCACGCCCGGCGGGTGGACGCCGTCGTCGTGACCGACGAGGTCTACGAGCACCTCACGTTCGACGGCGCCCGGCACGTGCCCGTGGCGACCCTGCCGGGCATGCGCGAGCTGACGCTCACGATCTCCAGCCTCGGCAAGTCGTTCTCCCTCACCGGCTGGAAGATCGGCTGGGTGAGCGGGCCGGCCGCGCTCGTCACGGCGGTCCGCACCGTCAAGCAGTTCCTCACCTACGTCTCCGGTGCCCCGTTCCAGCCGGCCGCCGCGGCCGCGCTCGACGGGGGCGACGCGGACGTCGCGGACCTCGCCGGCTCGCTCGCCGCGCGACGCGACGCGCTCATGGCGGGCCTGACGCGGGCCGGCCTCCGGGTCGCCCGGCCCGACGGCACGTACTTCGTCTGCGCCGACGCGTCCGGGCTGCTCGACGCGACCGGCCTGCCCGACGGCGCCGCCCTCGCCCGCGCGCTGCCCGGGCTGGCTGGCGTCGCGTGCGTCCCGCTGACCGCGTTCTGCCGCCCCGGCGGCCCGACCAACGACGCGCTCGCGCCGTGGCTGAGGTTCACGTTCGTCAAGGACGAGGCGACGATCGACGAGGGCGTCCGCCGGCTCCTCGCGTTCGCCGCGTCGCTCGGCACGCTCGCGGAGGAGGACCCGGATGTGCGGCCGGTTCGCTGA
- a CDS encoding CpaF family protein, giving the protein MDPVREADEFRALVEGVVADYVHEASLGAVPQLADVAEAAREVSDALAGLGPLQPLLDDPAIEEIWINEPARVFVARHGVPELTTIVLTDAQVRDLVERMLRPSGRRLDLSAPFVDATLPGGERLHVVIPDVTRRHVAVNIRKYVARARHLDDLVAAGSLPAHAARFLDAAVVAGLNVLVSGSTQAGKTTFLGALTGSVPAAQRLVTCEEVFELRPALRDHVALQCRQPNLEGAGEITLRRLVKEALRMRPDRLVIGEVREAESLDLLLALNAGICGAGTIHANSARDAVAKLCVLPLLAGENVTPQFVVPMVAGALDLVVHLDLDRAGRRSVREILAVTGRSENGIVGTATLFHRPEDGAPGELVRGSGFPPGVERFERAGYDVAALLGSDRSADARSAAARAAAMRPARAEEVG; this is encoded by the coding sequence GTGGATCCGGTGCGCGAGGCGGATGAGTTCCGGGCGCTGGTCGAGGGCGTCGTCGCCGACTACGTCCACGAGGCGAGCCTCGGCGCCGTGCCGCAGCTCGCCGACGTCGCCGAGGCGGCGCGCGAGGTCAGCGACGCCCTCGCGGGGCTCGGCCCGCTGCAACCCCTCCTCGACGACCCGGCGATCGAGGAGATCTGGATCAACGAGCCGGCCCGCGTCTTCGTCGCCCGGCACGGCGTCCCCGAGCTCACCACCATCGTCCTGACGGACGCCCAGGTGCGCGACCTCGTCGAGCGGATGCTGCGGCCGAGCGGGCGGCGGCTCGACCTGAGCGCGCCGTTCGTCGACGCCACGCTCCCCGGCGGCGAGCGCCTGCACGTGGTCATCCCCGACGTGACCCGCCGCCACGTCGCGGTGAACATCCGCAAGTACGTCGCCCGGGCCCGCCACCTCGACGACCTCGTCGCCGCCGGGTCGCTCCCGGCGCACGCGGCGCGGTTCCTCGACGCCGCCGTGGTCGCCGGGCTCAACGTCCTGGTCAGCGGATCGACCCAGGCCGGGAAGACGACGTTCCTCGGCGCGCTGACCGGCTCCGTCCCGGCCGCCCAGCGGCTCGTCACGTGCGAGGAGGTGTTCGAGCTGCGCCCGGCGCTGCGCGACCACGTCGCGCTGCAGTGCCGCCAGCCCAACCTCGAGGGCGCCGGCGAGATCACGCTGCGCCGCCTGGTCAAGGAGGCGCTGCGGATGCGGCCGGACCGCCTCGTCATCGGCGAGGTCCGCGAGGCGGAGAGCCTCGACCTGCTCCTCGCGCTCAACGCCGGCATCTGCGGCGCGGGGACGATCCACGCGAACTCCGCGCGCGACGCGGTCGCCAAGCTCTGCGTGCTCCCGCTCCTGGCGGGGGAGAACGTCACGCCGCAGTTCGTCGTGCCGATGGTCGCCGGCGCGCTCGACCTCGTCGTCCACCTCGACCTCGACCGCGCCGGTCGACGCAGCGTCCGCGAGATCCTCGCCGTGACCGGCCGGAGCGAGAACGGCATCGTCGGGACGGCCACGCTCTTCCACCGGCCGGAGGACGGGGCTCCCGGTGAGCTCGTCCGCGGCAGCGGCTTCCCGCCCGGCGTCGAGCGGTTCGAGCGCGCCGGGTACGACGTCGCGGCGCTGCTCGGCTCCGACCGGTCCGCCGACGCGCGCTCGGCCGCCGCCCGCGCCGCCGCGATGCGTCCGGCCCGTGCCGAGGAGGTCGGCTGA
- a CDS encoding type II secretion system F family protein: MGTVAGLLLGAGLLLVWSATWADELPRGESWPVRSWRELTARAGLAGVDPGPVVGLGALAAVLVALVGLGTGIATSVTVAFALVAAALPLAWLWRRARRRVVERRTLWPDVVDDLTSAVRAGLSLPEALVALATRGPAELRPEMALFAAEYRATGRFSDALARWQLALADPVADRIAAALRLADDVGGSDLGRMLRTLSTFLREDLRTRGELAARQSWTVNGARLAVAAPWIVLALMSGRGATAAAFDTPAGVTLLAGGGVTSAVAYALMLRLGRLPEDPRVLRAAAPAPGAGGGTGGPANGGAAGATARPGGVAGSSGVVGSSRSCARRRTAPAARPGGGR, translated from the coding sequence ATGGGGACCGTTGCCGGTCTGCTGCTCGGCGCAGGGCTCCTGCTGGTCTGGTCGGCGACCTGGGCCGACGAGCTCCCACGCGGGGAGTCGTGGCCCGTCCGGTCGTGGCGGGAGCTGACCGCGCGGGCCGGCCTCGCGGGCGTCGACCCGGGTCCGGTCGTCGGGCTGGGCGCCCTGGCCGCCGTCCTCGTCGCGCTCGTTGGTCTCGGCACGGGGATTGCCACGAGCGTCACGGTCGCCTTCGCCCTGGTGGCCGCGGCGCTGCCGCTGGCCTGGCTGTGGCGGCGGGCGCGGCGACGCGTCGTCGAGCGGCGCACGCTCTGGCCCGACGTCGTCGACGACCTCACCTCCGCGGTCCGGGCCGGTCTCTCGCTCCCGGAGGCCCTGGTCGCCCTCGCCACTCGCGGCCCGGCGGAGCTGCGACCGGAGATGGCCCTGTTCGCCGCCGAGTACCGGGCGACGGGGCGGTTCTCGGACGCGCTCGCGCGGTGGCAGCTCGCGCTCGCGGATCCCGTCGCCGACCGGATCGCGGCCGCGCTGCGGCTTGCCGACGACGTCGGCGGCAGCGACCTCGGCCGGATGCTCCGGACGCTCTCGACGTTCCTGCGCGAGGATCTGCGCACGCGCGGCGAGCTCGCGGCGCGCCAGAGCTGGACGGTCAACGGCGCCCGGCTCGCGGTCGCCGCGCCGTGGATCGTCCTGGCGCTGATGAGCGGGCGCGGCGCGACCGCGGCGGCCTTCGACACCCCGGCCGGCGTGACGCTCCTCGCCGGGGGAGGTGTCACCTCGGCGGTGGCGTACGCCCTGATGCTGCGGCTCGGCCGGCTGCCGGAGGACCCGCGGGTGTTGCGGGCGGCCGCGCCGGCACCGGGTGCGGGCGGCGGCACGGGAGGACCGGCGAACGGCGGCGCCGCGGGCGCGACCGCCCGCCCCGGAGGCGTGGCGGGATCCAGCGGTGTCGTCGGCTCGTCCCGGTCGTGCGCCAGGCGCCGGACGGCTCCGGCCGCACGACCGGGAGGCGGGCGGTGA
- a CDS encoding type II secretion system F family protein has translation MSPLGALAGLLGALGALLVAAAWRGRRPTFAERVAPYLGGLRVAERPVPAGARLVATITGDLARGLDRLGSTAPSVRHRLAVLGSSLTLDGFRLEQVVWACLGLVAGLLLGGALSIARGFSPVLVLAVVALCGLGGALLRDRVLTRQVRRRRERIVAELPTIAELLALAVGAGESPVAAMDRVARGTDGPLAEELRRTLAELRAGSGLATALTALGDRIGLPQLSRFTEGLAVAVERGSPVADVLRAQAGDARESARQELMESGGRREIAMLVPVVLLILPLTVVFALFPGLAVLGSGLP, from the coding sequence GTGAGCCCGCTGGGCGCGCTCGCCGGGCTGCTGGGAGCGCTGGGCGCCCTGCTCGTCGCGGCCGCCTGGCGCGGGCGGCGGCCGACGTTCGCCGAGCGCGTGGCGCCCTACCTCGGTGGGCTGCGGGTCGCCGAGCGGCCGGTGCCCGCCGGCGCGCGCCTCGTCGCGACGATCACGGGCGACCTCGCGCGGGGGCTCGACCGCCTCGGCAGCACGGCCCCCAGCGTCCGGCACCGGCTCGCCGTCCTCGGCTCGTCCCTCACGCTCGACGGCTTCCGGCTCGAGCAGGTCGTCTGGGCGTGCCTCGGGCTCGTCGCGGGGCTGCTGCTCGGCGGGGCGCTCAGCATCGCCCGGGGCTTCTCGCCCGTGCTCGTCCTCGCGGTCGTCGCCCTGTGCGGCCTCGGCGGTGCGCTGCTGCGCGACCGGGTGCTGACCCGGCAGGTGCGCCGCAGGCGCGAGCGGATCGTCGCCGAGCTGCCGACGATCGCCGAGCTGCTGGCGCTCGCGGTCGGCGCGGGTGAGTCGCCGGTCGCGGCGATGGACCGGGTGGCCCGCGGCACCGACGGGCCGCTCGCCGAGGAGCTGCGCCGCACGCTGGCCGAGCTGCGCGCCGGCTCGGGCCTCGCGACGGCGCTCACCGCGCTCGGCGACCGGATCGGGCTGCCGCAGCTCTCCCGGTTCACGGAGGGCCTGGCCGTCGCCGTCGAGCGCGGGTCGCCGGTCGCCGACGTGCTGCGGGCCCAGGCGGGCGACGCGCGCGAGTCGGCCCGCCAGGAGCTGATGGAGTCCGGCGGCCGGCGCGAGATCGCGATGCTCGTGCCCGTCGTCCTGCTCATCCTGCCGCTCACGGTGGTGTTCGCCCTGTTCCCGGGCCTCGCGGTGCTCGGGTCGGGCCTGCCGTGA